GTTCGCCACCCCCGCCGTCGCCCGCGACTGCATGGTGGAGGTTTTGATAGTCTCGTAGCTGAGCATGCGGAACAATTCACCGAACCCCGGAATGGGCTTGTCGTAAAGCGCCTCAAACGCCTCCGGCGTCACATCGCGCCCGGTCACCCCCGTGCCGCCGGTCGAAATCACCACATCCACATCCTCACGACCGATCCATTCTTTCAACGCTTCCTGTAAAAGAGGAATCTCATCTTTAACAATGCGCTTTTCGACCACGCAATGCCCGGCCTTTTCGATGCGGTCCACCAGCGTCTGTCCCGATCGGTCGTCGGCTTCCGTGCGCGTGTCCGAAACCGTCAGAACGGCGATATTGACCACTTTGGGTTTTATTTTGTCATCCATCAGTATTTCTCCATCATCTATAAATTAAAGAATCCGCACTTTGAACTCATTGGGTTTTAAAAGGGCAATTGGCAAAAATGACGTCTTTTGCTATGGTTGGACTGAAGTATACCGACAAACTAAGAGGGGTTCAACAATGCCGACAGCGATCATCACCGGAGGCGGGGTCAGGCTGGGGAAGGCCATGGCGCTTCATCTGGCTAAAAAGGGCTTCGATATCGCCCTGCACCACAACGCATCCGCAAACAATGCCGAGGCAACCACAGCCGAGATTCGCGCCACCGGCGTGCGCTCAGAATCCTTTGCCTGCGATTTCACCGATCTTTCTGCTGTGGAAAAACTGATAGAAACCATTACCGGCACTTTTTCCGACATCGAACTGCTCATCAACTCCGCCGCCAACTTCATCCAGGAGGACATCGAACACACTTCAAGAAAATCCCTTGAAGACACCTTCCACATCAATCTCATGACCCCCTACCTGCTGATGCGGGAATACAAGCAAAGGGTCAACCGGGGAATGATCGTGAACATCCTCGATGAAAGAATCTCAAGAAACGTTCCGACCTTTGCCGCTTACTCCGTCGCCAAAGTGGGGTTGGCGCATCTCACCCATATCGCCGCCATCGAATGGGGAGCGACGGTCCGGGTCAACGGCATCGCGCCGGGGCTCATCCTGCCGCCTCCCGGAGGAACGGAAGACTACCTCACCCGTGGAAAAACCCTGATCCCCACCCTGACCCACGGCACCGTGGAGGATATCTGCAAAGGACTCG
The Nitrospinota bacterium genome window above contains:
- the moaB gene encoding molybdenum cofactor biosynthesis protein B — encoded protein: MDDKIKPKVVNIAVLTVSDTRTEADDRSGQTLVDRIEKAGHCVVEKRIVKDEIPLLQEALKEWIGREDVDVVISTGGTGVTGRDVTPEAFEALYDKPIPGFGELFRMLSYETIKTSTMQSRATAGVANGTFLFALPGSTGACKDAWDGILVHQLNSNNPPCNLVELMPRLLEK
- a CDS encoding SDR family oxidoreductase — protein: MPTAIITGGGVRLGKAMALHLAKKGFDIALHHNASANNAEATTAEIRATGVRSESFACDFTDLSAVEKLIETITGTFSDIELLINSAANFIQEDIEHTSRKSLEDTFHINLMTPYLLMREYKQRVNRGMIVNILDERISRNVPTFAAYSVAKVGLAHLTHIAAIEWGATVRVNGIAPGLILPPPGGTEDYLTRGKTLIPTLTHGTVEDICKGLDYLLGSSFVNGETLFIDGGQSKGWARKQKGEKTTPPEDPSWLDGGI